Proteins encoded within one genomic window of Chloroflexota bacterium:
- a CDS encoding pyruvate, phosphate dikinase, translated as MARNSVGTFGELTAIEQSTAGGKGGMLARLFQAGYPVPDGFVILPTAFDGDDLQTDAWVQVHARLERMRASNKDCAFAIRSSALSEDSAQASFAGAFETILDVQTDADIRNAIQTVHCSRLSERVAAYSHARGMETDHAMAIVVQRLIRADFSGVLFTADPVTGNRRQMTGNYVHGLGEQLVSGQANAESFSLQHPNGKYDGPSALKQLARELYKLGSRLERELGAPQDIEWAIADRKLYLLQSRPITTLVAHDPATGEWNDTLAGDFLWSNVNVGEGVPDVMTPLTWDVLGAYWDAWVLIPGYRYLGNIAGRVYTNLSVIASIYAALGKKREEVLKIVEGLGFLRLPDDMEIPLIPLRRSFVYSFIPNMLALQLKMRKELNHSQTFLAENPTWCEAMRRRVEQINQNSELIHVWRNEIKPRGVAGFWQTLLVAMHLDNLATPLRRKLTAMVGAEDASVLLSNLSGEAELASMGLIVGISQVVQGKLTRNEYLDRYGHRGAFEFELAAPRPAEDPGWLDRQVTTRQTPNQTLGDVETVLENQHRTFEAAWHRLATRYSRKAKSIRRQIAQTAEVVRRREAIRSEYVRISWVVRVWALRAGKLTGLGDDVFFLTANEVIQVLGGDMRVTRNIAARKNTYQKYRSLPPYPAIIKGRFDLFQWAADPHRRGDIYDAQISRVAFATDTIVGSAGSSGCVEGIVRRLDNLEQADQFQPGEILVTMQTNIGWTPLFPRAKAIVTDVGAVLSHAAIVARELGIPAVVGCGDATMRLKTGDRVRVDGGKGIVSIIRD; from the coding sequence ATGGCAAGAAACAGTGTTGGAACGTTTGGTGAATTGACAGCCATCGAGCAATCCACCGCCGGTGGAAAAGGTGGAATGTTGGCGCGGCTCTTTCAAGCCGGTTACCCCGTCCCCGATGGCTTTGTCATCTTGCCAACTGCTTTCGATGGTGACGACTTACAAACAGATGCCTGGGTGCAAGTGCACGCGCGCCTCGAACGAATGCGTGCATCCAACAAGGACTGTGCTTTCGCAATCCGTTCGTCCGCATTGAGTGAGGATTCCGCCCAAGCATCCTTCGCCGGGGCGTTCGAGACGATTCTGGATGTGCAGACCGATGCGGATATTCGGAACGCGATTCAGACCGTGCACTGTTCGCGGTTATCGGAACGCGTCGCCGCGTATAGTCACGCACGCGGCATGGAAACCGATCACGCGATGGCTATCGTCGTGCAACGGTTGATCCGCGCCGATTTTTCCGGCGTGCTGTTCACGGCTGACCCGGTGACCGGCAATCGGCGACAGATGACCGGAAACTATGTGCATGGCTTAGGCGAGCAACTCGTGTCGGGTCAAGCCAACGCCGAATCTTTTTCGTTGCAACATCCCAATGGCAAGTATGACGGTCCGTCTGCGCTCAAACAGTTGGCTCGCGAACTTTACAAACTGGGAAGCCGGCTGGAGCGTGAGCTTGGCGCGCCGCAGGACATCGAATGGGCAATCGCCGACCGCAAATTGTACTTGCTTCAATCACGCCCGATCACAACCTTGGTCGCGCACGACCCGGCGACCGGCGAATGGAATGACACTCTCGCCGGCGATTTCCTGTGGTCGAATGTCAACGTCGGCGAAGGCGTGCCGGATGTGATGACGCCTTTGACCTGGGATGTGCTTGGCGCGTATTGGGACGCGTGGGTCCTGATCCCGGGTTATCGTTACCTGGGCAATATCGCGGGGCGCGTGTATACGAACTTGAGTGTGATTGCTTCGATCTATGCCGCGCTGGGAAAAAAGCGCGAGGAAGTTCTCAAGATCGTCGAGGGCTTGGGATTCCTCCGCCTGCCCGACGATATGGAGATTCCGCTGATTCCATTGCGAAGATCGTTTGTGTATTCGTTCATTCCAAACATGCTGGCTCTACAGCTCAAGATGCGCAAAGAGCTGAACCATTCGCAGACTTTTCTCGCTGAAAATCCGACCTGGTGCGAAGCGATGCGCCGACGAGTCGAGCAGATCAACCAGAATTCTGAATTGATTCACGTGTGGCGCAACGAAATCAAACCCAGAGGCGTCGCCGGTTTCTGGCAAACGTTGTTGGTCGCGATGCACCTGGATAACCTAGCCACACCGCTTCGGCGAAAGTTGACCGCGATGGTTGGCGCAGAGGACGCGAGTGTGTTGTTGTCGAACTTGAGTGGCGAAGCGGAGTTGGCGAGCATGGGATTGATCGTCGGCATATCCCAGGTCGTGCAAGGCAAACTGACGCGCAACGAGTACTTGGATCGCTATGGTCACCGGGGAGCATTTGAGTTTGAGTTAGCTGCGCCGCGCCCAGCCGAAGACCCAGGTTGGCTTGACCGCCAAGTCACAACACGGCAAACGCCGAATCAAACTCTCGGCGATGTCGAGACCGTGCTTGAAAATCAGCATCGCACATTCGAGGCGGCTTGGCATCGTCTCGCAACGCGCTATTCGCGCAAAGCCAAAAGCATCCGTCGCCAAATCGCGCAGACCGCCGAGGTGGTTCGTCGTCGTGAAGCCATCCGCTCCGAGTACGTCCGCATCAGTTGGGTCGTTCGCGTCTGGGCATTGCGCGCCGGCAAATTGACTGGCTTGGGCGATGACGTTTTCTTTCTGACTGCGAATGAAGTGATTCAGGTCTTGGGTGGCGACATGCGCGTCACACGAAATATTGCCGCGCGAAAAAATACATATCAGAAATATCGTTCCCTGCCGCCTTATCCGGCAATCATCAAAGGTCGTTTCGATCTTTTCCAATGGGCTGCCGATCCGCACCGGCGCGGCGACATTTACGACGCGCAAATTTCCAGGGTCGCGTTTGCTACCGATACTATCGTCGGCTCTGCTGGCTCATCGGGATGTGTCGAAGGCATCGTGCGCCGGTTGGACAACCTCGAACAAGCCGATCAATTTCAACCCGGCGAAATCCTGGTGACGATGCAAACGAATATCGGTTGGACGCCGCTCTTCCCACGCGCCAAGGCGATTGTGACCGACGTGGGCGCAGTCCTCTCTCATGCCGCGATCGTCGCGCGTGAGTTGGGCATTCCCGCGGTCGTCGGCTGCGGCGATGCGACGATGCGGCTCAAGACCGGGGATCGCGTGCGAGTGGATGGTGGGAAAGGAATCGTCAGCATCATTCGAGATTAA